In Bicyclus anynana chromosome 1, ilBicAnyn1.1, whole genome shotgun sequence, a single window of DNA contains:
- the LOC112051024 gene encoding uncharacterized protein LOC112051024 — MALLYRATRLKDRADTHVFTFVVTRSATREPDRDVTSKDFCCAHQRWAVAFSRTEASLGVYLVWRGVCEGMRVYVDFTFTLLSRDHFTANEGFSGKQVRFYAGCAAQGRGRCVSLSELNAKFADARGEFQLELSMSRVRTLYSCELRAPRLDTPPIAFAGFDWSVSASGGVGKEPLTLRLQRLSGEGQRCRVRYALALGEGDRRVHSGPLECLCDAEGGTPPWTPRPPTRLIHKGVRLTVELVWARALAELAVPVAGRAATCYDRDKQAWGLRCDTHSETVRLHMLYRDVHHVPRNHLRYVSWSAWLVRVAPAAGESEAEELPGAPFENYYAQESADEGLMMETALRVEDVSRAGSPFLHPGGELRVRLEWTDTYLLFQATYHVYDDLCRLHAHQMRREIAALQAENYSLERQLFSYQKTLAFAQAQAGGEAAEGGRRSPAERSLSTDTEYA; from the exons ATGGCGCTGCTGTACCGCGCGACGCGGCTCAAGGACCGCGCGGACACGCACGTGTTCACCTTCGTGGTCACCCGCTCCGCCACCCGCGAGCCCGACCGCGACGTCACCTCCAAGGACTTCTGCTGCGCGCACCAGCGATGGGCCGTCGCCTTCAGCCGCACCGAGGCCTCGCTGG GCGTATACCTGGTGTGGCGCGGCGTGTGCGAAGGCATGCGCGTGTACGTCGACTTCACATTCACGCTGCTCAGTCGCGACCACTTCACCGCTAACGAGGGCTTCTCCGGCAAACAAGTCCGCTTCTACGCGGGCTGCGCGGCGCAGGGCCGCGGCCGCTGCGTGTCACTCAGCGAACTCAACGCCAAGTTCGCGGACGCGCGCGGCGAGTTCCAGCTGGAACTGAGCATGTCACGTGTGCGAACCTTGTACTCTTGTGAATTGCGAGCTCCCCGATTGGATACGCCTCCGATAGCATTCGCCGGATTCGACTGGTCGGTGTCAGCGTCGGGTGGAGTCGGCAAGGAGCCTTTGACCCTGCGACTGCAGCGGTTGTCCGGGGAAGGTCAACGTTGTCGCGTTCGATATGCCCTCGCTTTGGGAGAAGGCGACCGTCGAGTACACTCCGGTCCCCTTGAATGTTTATGCGATGCTGAAGGGGGTACCCCACCATGGACGCCGCGGCCGCCGACCCGTTTGATTCATAAAGGAGTTCGACTAACCGTGGAGCTGGTGTGGGCGAGAGCATTGGCAGAGTTGGCGGTGCCGGTGGCCGGACGCGCGGCGACTTGCTACGATCGAGACAAGCAGGCGTGGGGGTTGCGCTGCGACACGCACTCGGAGACCGTGCGCCTGCATATGCTCTACCGGGACGTTCACCATGTGCCGCGCAACCACCTGCGCTATGTCAGCTGGTCGGCTTGGCTGGTGCGAGTGGCGCCCGCGGCCGGCGAGTCAGAAGCCGAAGAGCTACCCGGGGCACCCTTCGAGAACTACTACGCTCAAGAAAGCGCCGACGAGGGGCTAATGATGGAGACAGCGTTGAGGGTAGAGGACGTGTCTCGCGCGGGCAGCCCGTTTCTGCATCCGGGCGGGGAACTTCGTGTGCGGCTCGAGTGGACCGACACATATCTCTTATTTCAAGCGACCTATCATGTCTACGACGATCTTTGTCGATTACACGCTCACCAAATGAG GCGTGAGATCGCAGCGCTGCAGGCGGAGAACTACTCGCTGGAGCGGCAGCTGTTCAGCTACCAGAAGACGCTGGCGTTCGCGCAGGCGCAGGCGGGCGGCGAGGCGGCCGAGGGCGGGCGGCGCTCGCCGGCCGAGCGCTCGCTGTCAACGGACACGGAGTACGCGTGA